The Mixophyes fleayi isolate aMixFle1 chromosome 1, aMixFle1.hap1, whole genome shotgun sequence genome includes a region encoding these proteins:
- the LOC142101316 gene encoding uncharacterized protein LOC142101316 — MQTYNPPAPHQLHFPPSPFLPHSGRGSSWGAHHGGAPLFDMGPFRPYTPGTDRVQSVRLGQRHVGSDRPSRGNMEVFGDSPSAPVRPSLSRHVLPATGEWTYRSRRAPSPSGAYASTSQCRPGPTRDNLAYDYHHSSGGNTSQWSPPRRTQSRPSGFFEEPYRAPYDEVPPQRRVISGGYYSPSPILPSRLDPSGPALGLARRRLDYLPRSQLTAPLCVSEPVVANQEMRAVGGGRSGSESRDQRSAGIRVEPVPGSTDAQPGSASVVEAPVAAGNPAPHDHQAGIRGLVEQAVAPSTLRTYQVSWRWWSLFSGQKINLRQVSVMLC; from the exons ATGCAGACCTATAATCCCCCTGCCCCTCATCAGTTGCATTTCCCGCCCAGCCCCTTTTTACCCCACAGTGGCAGGGGTTCTTCTTGGGGGGCTCACCATGGGGGGGCTCCTTTGTTTGACATGGGCCCATTTAGACCATACACACCGGGGACGGACAGGGTCCAGAGTGTCAGGCTGGGACAAAGGCACGTGGGATCAGATAGGCCCAGTAGGGGGAACATGGAAGTTTTTGGGGACAGCCCCTCGGCGCCTGTGAGGCCCTCTCTTTCCCGCCACGTTCTTCCAGCAACAGGCGAGTGGACGTACAGGTCCCGGCGGGCCCCATCGCCGTCTGGAGCGTATGCCAGCACCAGTCAATGTAGGCCAGGTCCCACGCGAGATAATCTAGCATACGATTACCATCATTCCAGCGGCGGTAATACGTCTCAATGGTCCCCTCCGAGGCGCACCCAGTCCAGACCAAGTGGGTTTTTCGAGGAACCATACCGGGCCCCGTACGACGAGGTCCCCCCTCAGCGTCGGGTCATATCGGGGGGTTACTATAGCCCGTCACCTATTTTGCCTTCCAGATTAGATCCCTCTGGCCCAGCCTTGGGATTGGCGCGGCGGCGTCTGGACTACCTTCCCAGATCTCAGCTTACTGCTCCACTTTGTGTTTCAGAGCCTGTGGTCGCGAACCAGGAGATGAGGGCTGTCGGTGGAGGTCGTTCCGGGTCCGAGTCTCGAGACCAGAGGTCGGCAGGGATTCGTGTGGAACCAGTCCCGGGATCAACAGATGCCCAGCCGGGGTCAGCCAGTGTTGTGGAGGCACCAGTCGCGGCCGGGAATCCTGCTCCTCATG atcatcaagccggcataagggggCTCGTAGAACAGGCGGTAGCCCCTTCCACCCTGAGGACGTATCAGGTATCATGGAGATGGTGGTCACTATTCAGCGGGCAAAAGATCAATctgaggcaggtcagcgtgatgctatgttag